Proteins encoded by one window of Chromobacterium violaceum ATCC 12472:
- a CDS encoding NAD(P)/FAD-dependent oxidoreductase — protein MLSRNAAVPRIVIVGGGAGGLELATRLGRTLGARHRAQIVLVDGSPTHIWKPLLHEVATGALNTGEDEVNYFAHGYRNGYDFEFGYMQGLDQKRRTIRLSAIPGSDGQLLSPEREIGYDWLVIAVGAEANDFGTPGVAEHAMFLNTPNDAEKLRHRVLEQAFRASSGEEPARALSIAIVGGGATGVELAAELNHTMCELHHYGARLQPERVRISVIEAADRILAAAPPSLSAYAEEQLAGKNIRVLTGSRVAAVEADGVALAGGSKVEADITVWAAGVKASAWLAGLDGLETNRVNQLVVDTRLHCAGGDCIYAMGDCAAAPDGDSGRMLAATAQVAHQQARYLADELARRLDDKPARPFVFKPQGMMVSLGKHTAVGSLAAVVGPKRDYHVEGRGAKLIYASLYRMHQAAVHGWALAILLFIGDKLRRAARPALKLH, from the coding sequence ATGTTAAGCCGCAACGCGGCCGTGCCGCGGATCGTCATCGTCGGGGGCGGGGCAGGGGGGCTGGAGCTGGCCACCCGGCTGGGACGCACGCTGGGGGCGCGCCACCGCGCCCAGATCGTGCTGGTGGACGGCTCGCCCACCCATATCTGGAAACCGTTGCTGCATGAGGTGGCTACCGGCGCGCTGAATACCGGCGAGGATGAGGTCAACTACTTCGCCCACGGCTACCGCAACGGTTACGACTTCGAGTTCGGCTACATGCAGGGCCTGGACCAGAAGCGCCGCACCATCCGCCTGTCGGCGATACCGGGCAGCGACGGCCAGCTGTTGAGCCCGGAGCGCGAGATCGGCTATGACTGGCTGGTGATCGCCGTCGGCGCCGAGGCCAATGATTTCGGCACGCCGGGCGTCGCCGAGCACGCGATGTTCCTGAATACCCCCAACGACGCCGAGAAGCTGCGCCACCGCGTGCTGGAGCAGGCCTTCCGCGCCAGCAGCGGCGAGGAGCCGGCGCGCGCGCTGTCCATCGCCATCGTCGGCGGCGGCGCCACCGGCGTCGAACTGGCGGCCGAGCTGAACCACACCATGTGCGAGCTGCACCACTACGGCGCGCGGCTGCAGCCGGAGCGGGTGAGAATCAGCGTGATCGAGGCCGCGGACCGCATCCTGGCCGCCGCGCCGCCGTCCTTGTCGGCCTATGCCGAGGAGCAGCTGGCCGGCAAGAACATCCGGGTGCTGACCGGCAGCCGGGTGGCGGCGGTGGAGGCCGACGGCGTGGCGCTGGCCGGCGGCAGCAAGGTGGAGGCCGACATCACGGTGTGGGCGGCCGGCGTCAAGGCCTCGGCCTGGCTGGCCGGCCTGGACGGGTTGGAGACCAATCGCGTCAACCAGCTGGTGGTGGATACCCGGCTGCATTGCGCCGGCGGCGACTGCATCTACGCGATGGGCGACTGCGCGGCGGCTCCGGATGGCGACAGCGGCCGCATGCTGGCGGCCACCGCCCAGGTGGCGCACCAGCAGGCGCGCTATCTGGCCGACGAACTGGCGCGCAGGCTGGACGACAAGCCGGCGCGGCCCTTCGTGTTCAAGCCGCAGGGCATGATGGTGTCGCTGGGCAAGCACACCGCGGTGGGCAGCCTGGCGGCGGTGGTGGGACCGAAGCGCGACTACCACGTGGAAGGCCGCGGCGCGAAGCTGATCTACGCCTCGCTGTACCGGATGCACCAGGCTGCGGTGCACGGCTGGGCGCTGGCGATTCTGCTGTTCATTGGCGACAAGCTGCGCCGCGCGGCGCGGCCGGCGTTGAAGCTGCACTGA
- a CDS encoding MFS transporter, protein MELGKWLDERPLGGFQHRLLALCGLCMILDGFDVQAMGYVAPALLEDWGIAKSALGPVFAAGLFGLLLGALLFGALSDRVGRRPVLLSCTLMFASGMLATAAAQTLPQLIVLRFLTGLGLGGIMPNAMALAGEYSPARRRASLMMIISCGFTAGALLGGLLAAWLIPAHGWRAVFVFGGAAPLLLWLPMLRALPESARFLLLRGRAPQALFWLRRMEPGLPADCRPWLAEPPSAGNSVAALFGGGLARRTLLLWLLSFLNLIVLYFLSNWMPSLLRAQGLEMRDALLAGSMLQLGGVAGTLSLGWWIDRGGFRRALPPCFLLAALGLWLLGQVEGQALWLYALLFCVGFFIIGGQPAVNALAASAYPTGLRATGVGWSLGIGRVGSVLGPWLGGVLIGLAWSQAALFALLALVSLASAAVVWAYHRERPRQGGSL, encoded by the coding sequence ATGGAGTTGGGCAAGTGGCTGGACGAGCGTCCGCTGGGCGGGTTTCAGCACCGGCTGTTGGCCTTGTGCGGGCTGTGCATGATTCTGGACGGCTTCGACGTGCAGGCGATGGGCTATGTCGCGCCGGCCCTGCTGGAGGATTGGGGCATCGCCAAATCGGCGCTGGGGCCGGTGTTCGCCGCCGGGCTGTTCGGCTTGCTGCTGGGCGCGCTGCTGTTCGGCGCCTTGTCCGACCGGGTCGGTCGCCGGCCGGTGTTGCTGTCCTGCACCTTGATGTTCGCCTCGGGCATGCTGGCGACGGCGGCGGCGCAGACGCTGCCGCAGCTGATCGTCCTGCGTTTTCTCACCGGCCTGGGCTTGGGCGGCATCATGCCCAACGCGATGGCGCTGGCCGGCGAGTATAGTCCGGCGCGGCGGCGCGCCAGCCTGATGATGATCATTTCCTGCGGCTTCACCGCCGGCGCGCTGCTGGGCGGCCTGTTGGCGGCGTGGCTGATTCCGGCGCATGGCTGGCGCGCGGTATTCGTGTTTGGCGGCGCCGCGCCCTTGCTGCTGTGGCTGCCCATGCTGCGGGCCCTGCCGGAGTCGGCGCGCTTCCTGCTGCTGCGCGGCCGCGCGCCTCAGGCCTTGTTCTGGCTGCGGCGGATGGAGCCGGGTCTGCCGGCCGACTGCCGGCCATGGCTGGCGGAGCCGCCGTCGGCGGGGAATTCCGTGGCCGCGCTGTTCGGCGGCGGGCTGGCTCGGCGCACGCTGCTGCTGTGGCTGCTGAGCTTTCTCAACCTGATCGTGCTGTATTTCCTGTCCAACTGGATGCCTTCGCTGTTGCGGGCGCAGGGGCTGGAGATGCGCGATGCGCTGCTGGCCGGCAGCATGCTGCAGCTGGGCGGCGTGGCCGGCACGTTGTCGCTGGGCTGGTGGATAGACCGCGGCGGGTTCCGCCGCGCCTTGCCGCCTTGCTTTCTGTTGGCGGCGCTTGGCTTGTGGCTGCTGGGGCAGGTGGAGGGGCAGGCCTTGTGGCTGTACGCGCTGTTGTTCTGCGTCGGCTTCTTCATCATCGGCGGCCAACCGGCGGTCAACGCGCTGGCGGCCAGCGCCTATCCCACCGGCCTGCGGGCCACCGGCGTCGGCTGGAGCCTGGGCATCGGCCGCGTCGGTTCGGTGCTGGGGCCCTGGCTGGGCGGCGTGCTGATCGGCCTGGCCTGGAGCCAGGCGGCGCTGTTCGCGTTGCTGGCGCTGGTGTCGCTGGCCTCGGCCGCCGTGGTGTGGGCCTACCACCGCGAGCGGCCGCGCCAGGGCGGGTCGCTTTAA
- a CDS encoding pyridoxal phosphate-dependent aminotransferase — MQPVHKSQKLANVCYDIRGPVLEHAKRMEDEGHRIIKLNIGNPAPFGFFAPDEIIEDVIVNLPAASGYSDSKGLFAARKAIMHYAQQKHLPNVAMDDIIVGNGVSELIVMAMQALLDNGDEVLVPAPDYPLWTAAVSLAGGKAVHYLCDEEQGWFPSIDDIRAKITPTTRAIVIINPNNPTGAVYPPALLQQIVDVARQHQLIIYADEIYDKVLYDAVRHTSIASLAPDLFVVTLNGLSKNYRACGYRAGWMILSGEKKHAKDYIEGLNMLASMRLCANVPSQYAIQTALGGYQSIDDLVAPGGRLARQRDLAHKLLTEIPGVSCVKPQGALYLFPRLDPKVYPIADDQQFILELLQQEKVLLVQGSGFNWIAPDHFRVVFLPNSDDLIEAIGRIARFLESYRKRHGAAE; from the coding sequence ATGCAGCCAGTACACAAGTCTCAGAAACTCGCCAACGTCTGTTACGACATCCGCGGACCGGTGCTCGAACACGCGAAGAGGATGGAGGACGAGGGGCACCGCATCATCAAGCTGAACATCGGCAACCCGGCGCCGTTCGGCTTCTTCGCCCCGGACGAGATCATCGAGGACGTGATCGTCAACCTGCCGGCGGCGTCCGGTTACTCCGACTCCAAGGGTCTGTTCGCCGCGCGCAAGGCCATCATGCATTACGCGCAGCAGAAGCACCTGCCCAACGTGGCGATGGACGACATCATCGTCGGCAACGGCGTGTCCGAGCTGATCGTGATGGCGATGCAGGCGCTGCTGGACAACGGCGACGAAGTGCTGGTGCCGGCGCCGGATTATCCGCTGTGGACCGCGGCGGTGAGCCTGGCCGGCGGCAAGGCCGTGCACTACTTGTGCGACGAGGAGCAGGGCTGGTTCCCCAGCATCGACGACATCCGCGCCAAGATCACGCCGACCACCCGCGCCATCGTCATCATCAACCCGAACAATCCGACCGGCGCGGTGTATCCGCCCGCGCTGCTGCAGCAGATCGTCGACGTCGCGCGCCAGCACCAGCTGATCATCTATGCCGACGAGATCTACGACAAGGTGCTGTACGACGCGGTCCGGCACACTTCCATCGCCTCCTTGGCGCCGGACCTGTTCGTGGTGACGCTGAACGGCCTGTCCAAGAACTACCGCGCCTGCGGTTACCGCGCCGGCTGGATGATCCTGTCGGGCGAGAAAAAGCACGCCAAGGACTACATCGAAGGCCTGAACATGCTGGCTTCGATGCGGCTGTGCGCCAACGTGCCGTCGCAATACGCGATCCAGACCGCGCTGGGCGGCTACCAGAGCATCGACGACCTGGTGGCGCCGGGCGGACGCCTGGCGCGCCAGCGCGACCTCGCCCACAAGCTGCTGACCGAGATTCCGGGCGTGTCCTGCGTCAAGCCGCAGGGCGCGCTGTACCTGTTCCCCAGGCTGGATCCCAAGGTCTACCCGATCGCCGACGACCAGCAGTTCATCCTGGAACTGCTGCAGCAGGAGAAGGTATTGCTGGTGCAGGGCAGCGGTTTCAACTGGATTGCGCCCGATCACTTCCGCGTGGTATTCCTTCCCAACTCGGACGATCTGATCGAGGCCATCGGCCGCATCGCGCGCTTCCTGGAAAGCTACCGCAAGCGTCACGGCGCTGCCGAGTAA
- a CDS encoding autotransporter outer membrane beta-barrel domain-containing protein gives MMRNRLTTLALATALALPAAAHAYSNIYFFGDSLTDIGAFGGLGGLPSTARWTLGYGPGWSQDFGGRFGIAVTPNNPNNSTITAKNGNNYAQGDARAQPANPVNTNPESPTGSPVPGAINVSDLVDLTVNGAVTNPGQISTYLAQSGGKADPNALYSIWIGGNDVINSLTVGQTAMATALAGGATQAQAQTAASNAIQSYLTTSATNTVQAVGALKARGANTILLPNLPNIATAPLAVFATINAKYSTPADAANLATAWGAAWNVLSASPTATSAALVQQALAAAETSVGLSSGTLSNIYSTQVQPTLQSGSSGYNQLVDMQLVGAGLSHGIIRANINGLFNEILANPTAYGLTNTSGSACPQSALYCNAQVVAGINYLFTDPLHPTPQAYKIVSDYFYGLTQAPYFAAAIPESSLNNARQLGGALDARYQAIRSQKRAVGEVSAFVNGAFGDGKASYGGLSAKPKGQLYTVGLDFQATPALSVGLAMSRQQGKTDVDSVGTPGSIDDRTTLMSGFASYNQNKFWVDGDLHIGSGDLDTHRNVTLGPTTVGIDGKTRATQFGLRAAGGYRMQYRGVTTGPVAGLDYAYAKIAGFAEQGGTSSSMSFSSQNVSSLVGRVGWQLDAEVGRFSPYAKVSFAHEFKQNDRSVTAGLATTVGDWTTNLGKPDANWMEWTAGVSANFNKTITAFGQLTATSGKNGGNQTGGNIGVAMSF, from the coding sequence ATGATGCGCAACCGCTTGACCACTCTCGCCCTGGCCACCGCGCTGGCACTGCCGGCCGCCGCCCACGCCTACAGCAACATCTACTTCTTCGGTGACAGTCTGACCGATATTGGCGCCTTCGGCGGCCTGGGAGGGTTGCCGTCCACCGCGCGCTGGACGCTGGGCTATGGTCCCGGCTGGTCGCAAGACTTCGGCGGCCGCTTCGGCATCGCCGTCACCCCGAACAATCCCAACAACAGCACCATAACGGCAAAGAACGGCAACAACTACGCACAGGGCGACGCGCGCGCGCAGCCGGCCAATCCGGTCAACACCAACCCGGAATCGCCTACGGGCAGCCCCGTCCCCGGCGCGATCAACGTATCCGACCTGGTGGACCTGACCGTCAATGGCGCCGTCACCAACCCCGGCCAGATCTCGACTTACCTGGCCCAAAGCGGGGGCAAGGCCGATCCCAACGCGCTGTACTCGATATGGATCGGCGGCAACGATGTAATCAATTCGCTGACAGTAGGTCAGACCGCCATGGCCACCGCGCTCGCGGGTGGCGCCACGCAGGCCCAAGCGCAGACGGCTGCCTCAAACGCTATCCAAAGCTACCTGACGACCTCGGCAACCAACACGGTACAAGCTGTCGGAGCGCTGAAAGCCCGGGGCGCCAATACCATTTTGCTGCCGAATCTGCCCAATATCGCCACCGCGCCGCTGGCGGTGTTTGCCACCATCAATGCGAAATACTCCACCCCGGCAGATGCTGCTAATCTGGCCACCGCCTGGGGGGCGGCCTGGAATGTCCTGAGCGCATCGCCGACCGCCACCTCGGCCGCGCTGGTGCAGCAAGCGCTTGCGGCTGCGGAAACCAGCGTGGGTCTCTCCTCCGGCACGCTGTCCAACATCTACAGCACTCAGGTGCAGCCCACCCTCCAATCCGGCTCTTCCGGCTACAACCAACTGGTCGACATGCAACTGGTCGGCGCAGGCCTGAGTCACGGCATCATCCGCGCCAACATCAACGGCTTGTTCAATGAAATTCTGGCCAATCCGACTGCCTACGGTCTCACCAATACTTCCGGCTCCGCCTGCCCACAGTCCGCCCTGTATTGCAATGCGCAGGTCGTCGCCGGCATCAATTACCTATTCACTGATCCGCTGCATCCGACACCGCAGGCCTACAAGATCGTCTCCGACTACTTTTACGGCCTGACCCAAGCCCCCTACTTCGCCGCCGCCATTCCGGAGTCGTCGCTGAACAACGCCCGCCAGTTGGGCGGCGCGCTGGACGCGCGCTACCAGGCCATCCGCTCGCAGAAGCGCGCGGTCGGCGAAGTCAGCGCCTTCGTCAACGGCGCCTTCGGCGACGGCAAGGCCAGCTACGGCGGCTTGTCGGCCAAGCCGAAGGGCCAGCTGTACACGGTGGGTCTGGACTTCCAGGCCACGCCGGCGCTGAGCGTCGGCCTGGCGATGTCCCGCCAGCAGGGCAAGACCGATGTCGACAGCGTGGGCACGCCCGGCAGCATCGACGACCGCACCACGCTGATGAGCGGCTTCGCCAGCTACAACCAGAACAAATTCTGGGTGGACGGCGACCTGCACATCGGCTCCGGCGATCTCGACACCCACCGCAACGTGACCTTGGGGCCGACAACGGTGGGCATCGACGGCAAAACCCGCGCCACCCAGTTCGGCCTGCGCGCCGCCGGCGGCTACCGGATGCAGTACCGCGGCGTCACCACCGGACCGGTGGCGGGCCTGGACTACGCCTACGCCAAGATCGCCGGCTTCGCCGAGCAGGGCGGCACCAGCAGCAGCATGAGTTTCTCCAGCCAGAACGTCAGCTCGCTGGTGGGTCGCGTCGGCTGGCAGCTGGACGCCGAAGTCGGCAGGTTCAGCCCCTATGCCAAGGTCAGCTTCGCCCACGAGTTCAAGCAGAACGACCGCAGCGTGACCGCCGGCCTCGCCACCACCGTCGGCGACTGGACCACCAACCTGGGCAAGCCGGACGCCAACTGGATGGAATGGACCGCCGGCGTCAGCGCCAACTTCAACAAGACCATCACCGCCTTCGGCCAACTGACCGCCACCAGCGGCAAGAACGGCGGCAACCAGACCGGCGGCAACATCGGCGTCGCCATGTCGTTCTGA
- a CDS encoding homoserine dehydrogenase, with amino-acid sequence MKPINIGLMGVGTVGGGTATVLKRNAGEITRRAGREIRLIQAANRDVAKARAALGPEVPVVDDALQIVNNPDVDIVVELIGGDTVAKDLVLKAIENGKHVVTANKKLLALHGTEIFARAQEKGVMVAFEAAVAGGIPIIKTLREGLAANRIEWIAGIINGTSNFILTEMRDKGASFADVLAEAQKLGYAEADPTFDIEGHDAGHKLTIMAALAFGIPMQFDQCYLEGISKLDGRDIRYAEELGYRVKLLGLTRRTDKGVELRVHPTLIPEGRLIANVNGVMNAVLVKGDALGPTLYYGAGAGALPTASAVVADIVDVTRLLTSDPEHRVPHLAFQPDQLQDLPILPIAEVTSSYYLRIGAIDRAGVLANITRLLAENGISIEALIQKGSVSDGTAEVVILTHRVQEKAINRAIAGIEALDSVDGKVVRLRMEELND; translated from the coding sequence ATGAAACCGATCAATATCGGCCTGATGGGCGTGGGCACCGTGGGCGGCGGCACCGCCACCGTGCTGAAACGGAACGCAGGCGAGATCACCCGCCGCGCCGGCCGCGAGATCCGCCTGATCCAGGCCGCCAACCGCGACGTGGCCAAGGCGCGGGCGGCGCTGGGGCCGGAGGTGCCGGTGGTGGACGACGCGCTGCAGATCGTCAACAACCCGGACGTCGACATCGTGGTCGAGCTGATCGGCGGCGACACCGTCGCCAAGGATCTGGTGCTGAAGGCGATCGAAAACGGCAAGCACGTGGTCACCGCCAACAAGAAGCTGCTGGCGCTGCACGGCACCGAGATCTTCGCCCGCGCGCAGGAAAAGGGCGTGATGGTGGCCTTCGAAGCCGCGGTGGCCGGCGGCATCCCCATCATCAAGACCCTGCGCGAAGGCCTGGCGGCCAACCGCATCGAATGGATCGCCGGCATCATCAACGGCACCTCCAACTTCATCCTGACCGAGATGCGCGACAAGGGCGCGAGCTTCGCCGACGTGCTGGCCGAGGCGCAGAAGCTGGGCTATGCCGAGGCGGACCCGACCTTCGACATCGAAGGCCACGACGCGGGCCACAAGCTGACCATCATGGCGGCGCTGGCTTTCGGCATCCCGATGCAGTTCGACCAGTGCTATCTGGAGGGCATCAGCAAGTTGGACGGCCGCGACATCCGCTACGCGGAGGAGTTGGGCTACCGCGTCAAGCTGCTGGGCCTGACCCGCCGCACCGACAAGGGCGTGGAGCTGCGCGTGCATCCGACGCTGATCCCGGAAGGCCGGCTGATCGCCAACGTCAACGGCGTGATGAACGCGGTGCTGGTCAAGGGCGACGCGCTGGGCCCGACCTTGTACTACGGCGCCGGCGCCGGCGCGCTGCCCACCGCCTCCGCGGTGGTGGCCGACATCGTCGACGTCACCCGCCTGCTGACCTCGGACCCGGAGCACCGCGTGCCGCACCTGGCCTTCCAGCCCGACCAGCTGCAGGATCTGCCCATCCTGCCGATCGCCGAGGTCACCAGCTCCTACTACTTGCGCATCGGGGCGATAGACCGCGCCGGCGTGCTGGCCAACATCACCCGCCTGCTGGCGGAGAACGGCATCTCGATCGAGGCGCTGATCCAGAAGGGCTCGGTGTCCGACGGCACCGCCGAAGTCGTGATCCTGACCCACCGCGTGCAGGAGAAGGCGATCAATCGCGCCATCGCCGGCATCGAGGCGCTGGACAGCGTCGACGGCAAGGTGGTGCGTTTGCGAATGGAAGAGTTGAATGACTAA
- a CDS encoding Mth938-like domain-containing protein, protein MKMQQSLGPGQNLFTGYGAGHVLINAQRHDGNLIVSADEISAWAAPDFAGLAAAHFEALLAYRPEVVLFGSGATQRFVHPRLYAALTQAGIGVECMDTQAVCRTFNILLAEDRRVLAALLAI, encoded by the coding sequence ATGAAAATGCAGCAATCGCTGGGACCCGGCCAGAACCTGTTCACAGGCTACGGCGCAGGCCATGTGCTGATCAACGCCCAACGCCACGACGGCAACCTGATCGTCAGCGCCGACGAGATTTCCGCCTGGGCCGCGCCGGACTTCGCCGGCCTGGCCGCCGCGCACTTCGAGGCGCTGCTGGCCTACCGGCCGGAAGTGGTGCTGTTCGGCTCCGGCGCGACCCAGCGCTTCGTCCACCCGCGGCTGTACGCCGCGCTGACCCAGGCCGGCATCGGCGTCGAGTGCATGGACACCCAGGCCGTCTGCCGCACCTTCAACATCCTGCTGGCCGAAGACCGCCGCGTGCTCGCCGCGCTGCTGGCGATTTAA
- the ubiB gene encoding ubiquinone biosynthesis regulatory protein kinase UbiB, whose amino-acid sequence MSISRSLKIVATLYRYGLDDFLEGHSRLAFLHKLFGLCPVRRDTSAPLPQRVRLALESLGPIFVKFGQVLSTRRDLLPPEYADELALLQDRVPPFDGDIARQVVERSLGRKVEELFVDFDLKPVASASVAQVHKAWLRQPDGGRGREVAVKVLRPGILPVIEQDLSLMRTLAGWVEKLFADGKRLKPREVVAEFDKYLHDELDMMHEAANASQLRRNFKGSDMLIVPEVFYDYSSREVLTLEWMHGIPVGQIERLREAGVDLQKLSRFGVEIFFTQVFRHGFFHADMHPGNIFVAADGRYIALDFGIVGSLTDTDKHYLAVNFLAFFNRDYHRVATAHIESGWVPRDTRAEELEAAVRTVCEPIFEKPLSEISFGMVLLRLFETSRRFNVEIQPQLVLLQKTLLNIEGLGRQLDPELDLWDTAKPFLTKWMNEQIGWRGLLRTLKHEAPQWATTLPTLPRKLNEALGSAKTDLLVEGYIQLMREQKRQNFLLLLIAILLAALLAKSLL is encoded by the coding sequence ATATCGCGTTCGCTGAAGATTGTTGCCACCCTGTACCGTTACGGTCTGGACGATTTCCTCGAGGGGCATTCCAGGCTCGCCTTTCTGCACAAGCTGTTCGGCCTGTGCCCGGTCCGCCGCGACACCTCGGCGCCGCTGCCGCAGCGGGTGAGGCTGGCGCTGGAGAGCCTGGGGCCGATCTTCGTCAAGTTCGGCCAGGTGCTGTCCACCCGGCGCGACTTGCTGCCGCCGGAATACGCCGACGAGCTGGCCTTGCTGCAGGACCGGGTGCCGCCGTTTGACGGCGACATCGCCCGCCAGGTGGTGGAGCGCAGCCTGGGCCGCAAGGTGGAAGAGCTGTTCGTCGATTTCGACCTCAAGCCGGTGGCCAGCGCCTCGGTCGCCCAGGTGCACAAGGCCTGGCTGCGCCAGCCGGACGGCGGCCGCGGCCGCGAGGTGGCGGTGAAGGTGCTGCGGCCCGGCATCCTGCCGGTGATCGAGCAGGATCTGTCCCTGATGCGCACCCTGGCCGGCTGGGTGGAGAAGCTGTTCGCCGACGGCAAGCGGCTGAAGCCGCGCGAGGTGGTGGCCGAGTTCGACAAATACCTGCACGACGAACTGGACATGATGCACGAGGCGGCCAACGCCTCGCAGCTGCGCCGCAACTTCAAGGGCAGCGACATGCTGATCGTGCCCGAGGTGTTCTACGACTACTCCAGCCGCGAGGTGCTGACGTTGGAGTGGATGCACGGCATCCCGGTCGGGCAGATCGAGCGGTTGCGCGAGGCGGGCGTCGATCTGCAGAAGCTCAGCCGCTTCGGCGTGGAGATCTTCTTCACCCAGGTGTTCCGCCACGGCTTCTTCCACGCCGACATGCACCCGGGCAATATCTTCGTCGCCGCCGACGGCCGCTACATCGCGCTGGACTTCGGCATCGTCGGCAGCCTGACCGACACCGACAAGCACTACCTGGCGGTCAACTTCCTGGCCTTCTTCAACCGCGACTACCACCGCGTGGCCACCGCCCACATTGAATCCGGCTGGGTGCCCAGGGATACCCGCGCCGAGGAGCTGGAGGCCGCGGTGCGCACCGTGTGCGAGCCCATCTTCGAGAAGCCGCTGAGCGAGATCTCCTTCGGCATGGTGCTGCTGCGGCTGTTCGAGACCAGCCGCCGCTTCAATGTGGAAATCCAGCCGCAGCTGGTGCTGCTGCAGAAGACGCTGCTCAATATCGAGGGCCTGGGCCGGCAGCTGGACCCGGAGCTGGACTTGTGGGACACCGCCAAGCCCTTCCTCACCAAATGGATGAACGAGCAGATAGGCTGGCGCGGCCTGCTGCGCACGCTGAAGCACGAGGCGCCGCAATGGGCGACCACGCTGCCGACCCTGCCGCGCAAGCTGAACGAGGCGCTGGGCTCGGCCAAGACCGACCTGCTGGTGGAAGGCTACATCCAGCTGATGCGGGAGCAGAAGCGGCAGAATTTCCTGCTGCTGCTGATCGCCATCCTGCTGGCGGCGCTGCTGGCCAAGTCGCTGCTCTGA
- the thrC gene encoding threonine synthase, protein MRYISTRGGMAPLPFCETVLMGLAPDGGLLLPERYPRIDRATLDAWRQLGYAELAFEIIRLFADDIPADDLKGIVARAYRAETFGSEAIAPIKRLHDGLAILELSNGPTLAFKDMAMQFLGQLFEYVLEKRGETLNILGATSGDTGSAAEYAMRGKRGIQVFMLSPDGKMSAFQRAQMYSLQDENIHNIAIQGMFDDCQDIVKAVQNDHAFKAKHKIGTVNSINWARVVAQVVYYFHGYFRATASNDERVSFCVPSGNFGNVCAGHVARQMGLPIERLIVATNENDVLDEFFRTGRYAPRGSERTYVTSSPSMDISKASNFERFVFDLVGRDGAEVKRLWAEVDAGGGFQLDADAMGRVRDAFGFVSGKSAHADRIATIRQVDAEDGVVVDTHTADGIKAARELRREGETVVCLETALPAKFAETIREALDRDPPRPAGFEALESLPQRVVTLPADAGKVKALIEKTLG, encoded by the coding sequence ATGCGATATATCAGTACCCGCGGCGGCATGGCGCCGCTGCCGTTTTGCGAAACCGTGCTGATGGGCCTGGCGCCGGACGGCGGCCTGCTGTTGCCGGAGCGCTATCCCAGGATCGACCGAGCCACGCTGGATGCCTGGCGGCAACTGGGCTACGCCGAGCTGGCGTTCGAGATCATCCGCCTGTTCGCCGACGACATCCCGGCGGACGACCTGAAAGGCATCGTCGCGCGGGCCTACCGCGCGGAAACCTTCGGCAGCGAGGCCATCGCGCCGATCAAGCGCCTGCATGACGGCCTGGCCATCCTGGAGCTGTCCAACGGTCCGACGCTGGCGTTCAAGGACATGGCGATGCAGTTCCTCGGCCAGCTGTTCGAATACGTGCTGGAGAAGCGCGGCGAGACGTTGAACATCCTGGGCGCCACCTCCGGCGACACCGGTTCCGCCGCCGAATACGCGATGCGCGGCAAGCGCGGCATCCAGGTGTTCATGCTGAGCCCGGACGGCAAGATGAGCGCCTTCCAGCGCGCGCAGATGTACAGCCTGCAGGATGAGAACATCCACAACATCGCCATCCAGGGCATGTTCGACGACTGCCAGGACATCGTGAAGGCGGTGCAGAACGACCACGCCTTCAAGGCGAAGCATAAGATCGGCACGGTCAATTCGATCAACTGGGCCCGGGTCGTCGCCCAGGTGGTGTACTACTTCCACGGCTATTTCCGCGCCACGGCGAGCAACGACGAGAGAGTCAGCTTCTGCGTGCCGTCCGGCAACTTCGGCAACGTCTGCGCCGGCCACGTGGCGCGCCAGATGGGCCTGCCCATCGAGCGCCTGATCGTCGCCACCAACGAGAACGACGTGCTGGACGAATTCTTCCGCACCGGCCGCTACGCGCCGCGCGGCAGCGAGCGCACCTATGTCACCTCCAGCCCGTCGATGGACATCTCCAAGGCCTCCAACTTCGAGCGCTTCGTTTTCGATCTGGTCGGCCGCGACGGGGCCGAGGTCAAGCGGCTGTGGGCCGAGGTGGACGCCGGCGGCGGCTTCCAGCTGGATGCTGACGCCATGGGCCGGGTGCGCGACGCGTTTGGCTTCGTGTCCGGCAAGAGCGCGCACGCCGACCGCATTGCGACCATCCGCCAGGTGGACGCTGAGGACGGCGTGGTGGTGGACACCCACACCGCCGACGGCATCAAGGCGGCGCGCGAGCTGCGCCGCGAAGGCGAAACCGTGGTTTGTCTGGAAACCGCGCTGCCGGCCAAGTTCGCCGAGACCATCCGCGAGGCGCTGGACCGCGATCCGCCGCGGCCGGCCGGTTTCGAGGCGCTGGAATCGCTGCCGCAGCGGGTGGTGACGCTGCCGGCGGACGCCGGCAAGGTGAAGGCGCTGATCGAGAAGACGCTGGGCTGA